In Pelosinus sp. UFO1, one genomic interval encodes:
- a CDS encoding EFR1 family ferrodoxin (N-terminal region resembles flavodoxins. C-terminal ferrodoxin region binds two 4Fe-4S clusters.) has protein sequence MIEKSFVFYMTGTGNSYKVAMWFAEVARSMGMQTGVQQIKTEKLCFGPDEKTLCVFTLPTHGFTAPWLVIKQIFQLPRANGASAVVLPTRAGTRVKGIALPGMEGTAGYLTAFLLFLKGYKIKGVMGIDMPSNWTAVHWGLSKENAEFIISEAEPKVNSFAKTVLLGQVYFGGFIPLVLGLLLASVSFMYLIMAQLILSKLFFASDKCVGCGLCSNICPTKAIKMTGKIKKRPYWSYSCDSCMACMNYCPHKAIEASPILAIVFYYLTTVPAAAYLQGHLFNGHLDWLPINWVGIVQYVFVLIAVYLAYILIHQVMRWRLFSMIFSRLSHTHYLRRYHAPDVTLKDINNR, from the coding sequence ATGATTGAGAAGTCATTTGTGTTTTATATGACGGGTACAGGGAATTCCTATAAGGTAGCAATGTGGTTTGCTGAAGTAGCAAGGTCTATGGGGATGCAAACAGGTGTACAACAAATAAAGACCGAGAAGCTGTGTTTTGGACCAGATGAGAAAACCTTGTGTGTTTTTACACTGCCTACTCATGGTTTTACAGCTCCTTGGTTAGTGATAAAACAGATTTTCCAGCTTCCGCGGGCGAATGGTGCGTCGGCTGTTGTTCTACCAACGCGGGCTGGTACTAGAGTAAAAGGAATTGCGTTACCAGGAATGGAAGGGACAGCTGGTTACCTAACGGCATTTCTGTTATTTTTGAAAGGGTATAAAATCAAGGGTGTTATGGGAATTGACATGCCTAGTAACTGGACAGCTGTTCATTGGGGGTTAAGCAAGGAGAATGCCGAATTCATAATTTCGGAGGCAGAACCAAAAGTCAATTCTTTTGCTAAAACTGTTTTATTAGGGCAAGTTTATTTTGGAGGATTTATTCCTTTGGTTTTAGGTCTCTTGTTAGCGTCGGTTTCATTTATGTATCTAATTATGGCACAACTTATTTTATCAAAACTTTTCTTTGCCTCAGATAAATGTGTAGGATGTGGGCTGTGTTCTAATATTTGTCCGACAAAAGCTATTAAGATGACTGGAAAAATTAAAAAACGCCCGTATTGGAGTTATTCCTGCGACAGCTGCATGGCTTGTATGAACTATTGTCCCCATAAGGCAATTGAAGCAAGCCCAATATTAGCGATCGTTTTTTACTATCTAACCACAGTGCCTGCTGCTGCCTATTTACAGGGTCATCTATTTAACGGACATTTAGATTGGCTTCCTATAAATTGGGTAGGAATCGTGCAATATGTATTTGTATTAATTGCAGTTTACCTTGCGTATATACTCATTCATCAAGTCATGAGGTGGCGATTATTCAGTATGATTTTTAGCAGACTATCGCATACTCATTATTTACGCAGATATCATGCTCCAGATGTAACTTTAAAGGACATTAATAATAGATGA
- a CDS encoding DUF1737 domain-containing protein — protein MEKQLRYRLITGKDDATFCQRISTLLDEGYMLYGSPSATFNGTDVIVAQAVILKDAVATTKV, from the coding sequence GTGGAGAAACAACTTAGATATCGATTAATTACAGGAAAAGATGATGCAACGTTTTGTCAGAGAATTTCTACATTGTTAGATGAGGGGTACATGCTATACGGATCTCCTTCTGCCACGTTTAATGGAACCGATGTGATAGTGGCACAAGCTGTCATTCTTAAGGATGCCGTTGCAACCACAAAGGTATAA
- a CDS encoding LysR family transcriptional regulator, which produces MDLKKMEYFESVSRLKNFTKAAEELHVAQPSITVSILKLEEELGVCLLHRDQRSVNLTKEGEIFLERVKKILNDVQNTVSEMYDLGSKANRELRLAIPTALGSWMFPIIFTEYASRYPHVILNIHELGVQNIIDRVSDETIELGLIVLSDPSPSYMTLPFYHGELLVVFPIDHPLSRYETVPFEILKNEKFILCARGSYIKKRIMEECEKCGFAPDILFTPLQVVTAFNMVASGAGITFVLDDTIAIIKNNPHIAIRPLAEPIQFQTGFIWAKDKYLSALALDFIKFMQKFKS; this is translated from the coding sequence ATGGATTTAAAGAAAATGGAATATTTTGAGAGCGTAAGTAGGCTCAAGAATTTTACTAAAGCAGCAGAGGAACTTCATGTTGCACAGCCATCGATTACTGTATCCATACTCAAACTTGAAGAAGAACTAGGTGTTTGTCTGTTGCATAGAGATCAGCGCTCTGTCAACCTTACAAAGGAAGGCGAAATTTTTTTAGAACGAGTGAAAAAGATATTAAATGATGTACAAAACACTGTGAGTGAGATGTATGATCTTGGTTCTAAAGCGAATCGGGAACTTAGGTTAGCAATCCCTACTGCCCTCGGGTCGTGGATGTTTCCAATTATATTTACAGAGTATGCTTCGCGATATCCTCATGTTATTCTCAATATTCATGAACTTGGAGTACAGAACATTATTGATAGAGTTTCTGATGAAACCATTGAATTAGGTTTAATTGTATTGTCTGATCCATCCCCGTCCTATATGACTCTTCCTTTTTACCATGGTGAACTTCTTGTTGTGTTTCCCATAGACCATCCTTTGAGCCGTTATGAAACAGTACCCTTTGAAATATTGAAAAATGAAAAGTTTATTCTGTGTGCTCGCGGTAGTTATATAAAGAAGAGAATAATGGAGGAATGTGAAAAATGTGGCTTTGCCCCCGATATATTATTTACTCCATTACAAGTTGTAACTGCATTTAATATGGTTGCGAGCGGGGCGGGAATAACATTTGTTCTTGACGATACAATCGCTATAATTAAAAATAATCCTCACATAGCAATCAGACCTTTGGCAGAGCCGATACAATTTCAGACAGGTTTTATTTGGGCTAAAGACAAATATTTATCGGCGTTAGCACTTGATTTTATTAAGTTTATGCAGAAATTTAAATCGTAA
- a CDS encoding C45 family peptidase codes for MKRYLAIWAMLLVITFSVTPTQACTLWAANGNAVEGGGSLIVKNRDWLPDHQQDVQLISPADGYRYLGLFAMDGAHKGLKAGINEKGLVVVSATAGSISVKERKGMAYTHGLSARLLKECNSVEEAISKTDLFVGPQILMIADKEKIATIEIGPEGNFSVMVKENGAIFHTNHYVAESMLEFNHISGTSSQKRYSRIGELLNNISEKVDLDTFIALSKDQNDGPDNSIFRTGSTPNKTRTMAVWAVAIPQNNSPELYIRILNPNESEQVLRINPEDVFNGKLFLNK; via the coding sequence TTGAAACGATATTTAGCGATATGGGCCATGCTGTTGGTAATTACTTTCTCTGTCACTCCTACTCAAGCTTGTACATTATGGGCTGCAAATGGGAATGCAGTTGAGGGTGGAGGAAGCCTTATAGTAAAAAATCGCGATTGGTTACCTGACCATCAACAAGATGTACAACTTATTTCACCCGCAGATGGCTATAGGTATTTGGGACTTTTTGCAATGGATGGAGCTCATAAAGGCCTGAAGGCCGGAATTAATGAGAAAGGGCTTGTGGTAGTAAGTGCCACTGCAGGAAGTATATCAGTTAAAGAACGAAAAGGCATGGCATATACCCATGGGCTTTCTGCGAGATTGCTAAAAGAGTGTAATAGTGTCGAAGAAGCTATATCTAAAACTGATTTATTTGTGGGGCCACAGATTTTAATGATCGCTGATAAGGAAAAAATTGCGACAATAGAAATTGGGCCTGAGGGTAATTTTTCTGTTATGGTGAAGGAAAATGGGGCTATCTTTCATACCAATCATTATGTAGCTGAATCTATGCTAGAATTTAACCATATTTCTGGTACAAGTAGTCAGAAAAGATATAGTCGCATTGGAGAATTGCTAAATAATATTTCGGAGAAGGTTGATCTCGATACCTTTATAGCTCTCAGTAAAGATCAAAATGATGGACCGGATAATAGTATTTTTCGTACAGGAAGCACACCAAATAAAACTCGGACAATGGCTGTTTGGGCAGTAGCAATACCACAAAATAACTCTCCGGAATTATATATTAGAATTCTAAATCCTAATGAAAGTGAGCAAGTTTTAAGAATAAATCCTGAGGATGTTTTTAATGGGAAGTTGTTTTTAAACAAATAA
- a CDS encoding tannase/feruloyl esterase family alpha/beta hydrolase, translated as MASTLIPGAHNVEVKIYDDLTTNNPIIAKEAVVGVDNIEVHDWTSKGKAFKPEWLIPKASVPGMEISGMFDDSKFVIRIPDKWNSKLVVSAAGGAASERSMDVLLSDYVLTKLDDEKASYAYASTDKGTRGEIIPAADGKLYSEKRANTAFLHSKDNLAAWHVRMRQLTIAARELLLSLKGKLPIRTYISAGSNGGYVTRYAIEHDGDLYDGGLDWKGVLWTVDINNITVKVDQMRHWKILQDPNASQETKDVAREKYGFPPETDFLMEYYEKNKKLPPDSLRMKFDPTYLHRDWWEYNDHPEDYDDYNWQERPKEVKQAVAQISLTGNIQKPLLSLAGTWDVQIHPFYHAIGYQNLIREKGKGDRHRLYLIEHGNHLDGLVGNPKVDSNNQLQAMLPYFHQAFDILVDWVEKGNPPPASKTIGMPSTRSKAVSIITGEDIEKY; from the coding sequence ATGGCGTCGACCCTCATTCCCGGAGCCCATAATGTAGAAGTGAAAATATATGATGACTTAACGACTAATAATCCTATTATTGCCAAAGAAGCAGTTGTAGGTGTTGATAATATTGAGGTTCATGATTGGACTTCTAAAGGTAAAGCTTTCAAACCAGAATGGTTAATCCCTAAGGCGAGTGTTCCAGGTATGGAGATATCAGGCATGTTTGATGATTCTAAGTTTGTCATTCGCATTCCTGATAAATGGAATAGTAAACTAGTTGTTAGTGCAGCTGGTGGAGCGGCTAGTGAGCGATCGATGGATGTGCTTCTTAGCGATTATGTACTTACAAAATTAGATGATGAGAAGGCCTCGTATGCTTATGCTAGTACTGATAAAGGGACTAGGGGCGAAATTATTCCGGCAGCAGATGGAAAGCTGTATTCAGAGAAACGGGCAAATACTGCTTTTCTGCACTCTAAAGATAATCTAGCAGCATGGCATGTTCGGATGAGGCAGTTAACAATAGCAGCAAGGGAATTATTATTGAGTCTTAAAGGTAAGCTTCCTATTCGAACCTATATATCAGCAGGATCAAATGGTGGCTATGTTACGCGATATGCAATTGAACATGATGGAGATTTATATGATGGCGGGTTAGATTGGAAGGGTGTTTTATGGACAGTTGATATAAACAACATCACGGTTAAAGTTGATCAAATGCGCCATTGGAAGATACTACAGGACCCGAATGCTAGCCAAGAGACTAAAGATGTTGCCCGTGAAAAATACGGTTTTCCACCAGAAACTGACTTTCTTATGGAATACTATGAAAAAAATAAAAAACTTCCTCCCGATTCCTTGCGTATGAAATTTGACCCTACCTACTTACATCGAGATTGGTGGGAATATAATGACCATCCGGAAGATTATGATGATTATAATTGGCAAGAACGTCCGAAAGAAGTAAAACAAGCCGTCGCTCAGATTTCCCTTACAGGCAATATACAAAAACCCTTACTTTCACTGGCAGGTACTTGGGATGTACAGATTCATCCATTTTATCACGCGATTGGCTACCAAAACTTAATTCGTGAAAAAGGTAAAGGGGATAGGCATCGATTATATTTGATCGAACATGGCAATCATTTAGACGGACTTGTAGGAAATCCAAAAGTTGATAGTAATAATCAACTGCAAGCCATGCTCCCCTATTTCCATCAAGCATTTGACATCCTAGTGGATTGGGTGGAAAAAGGGAACCCACCACCTGCCAGTAAGACAATAGGTATGCCTTCAACTAGAAGTAAAGCTGTCAGTATAATCACTGGAGAGGATATTGAAAAATACTAA
- a CDS encoding metallophosphoesterase: MNRRDFLKHLVIGGGAVYFYGKFVCPQILTAMPLLARTGENATESVGYHRIVVLGDPHLPSRIREHPNVATQQRIMNVKNAVIDDINAWEDVDQINVVGDIVAQFANDEEYAYCKTYFDQFEKPVHFITGNHDYIYNNSFSPDMHFVSADANVRQQSLERFKETWGLSEVFYTQKRGKYLLVYLSVDSLESSNLTEMSKRELDWLRETLNMNQATPTIIFFHGPLKGTLSSTTNKHANTPRFIAQPEEEIRNIINNNDQILLWVSGHTHTPATDPSFASDINLYEGRVTNIHNSDMDRVNVWTNSLYLYSDKIVVRTFDHGRKIWMDNLERTFFVPNLSK; encoded by the coding sequence TTGAATAGACGAGATTTTTTAAAACATCTCGTAATAGGTGGAGGGGCTGTGTATTTTTACGGAAAATTTGTATGCCCACAGATATTAACGGCTATGCCTCTCTTGGCTAGAACTGGGGAAAATGCTACTGAATCGGTGGGCTATCATCGCATTGTTGTACTGGGTGATCCACATTTGCCCTCACGTATACGGGAGCATCCGAATGTTGCAACGCAACAAAGGATTATGAATGTCAAGAATGCAGTGATAGACGATATTAATGCCTGGGAAGATGTGGATCAGATTAATGTTGTAGGTGATATCGTAGCCCAATTTGCAAACGACGAAGAATATGCTTATTGCAAAACCTACTTTGACCAATTTGAGAAACCTGTGCACTTTATAACTGGAAATCATGATTATATATATAACAATTCCTTTTCGCCCGACATGCATTTTGTCAGTGCGGACGCTAATGTCCGACAGCAAAGTCTTGAGCGCTTCAAAGAAACATGGGGGTTGTCGGAAGTATTCTATACGCAAAAACGCGGGAAGTATCTATTAGTTTATTTATCGGTGGATTCCCTTGAATCATCGAACCTGACCGAGATGTCTAAACGTGAGTTAGATTGGTTGCGGGAAACATTGAATATGAATCAGGCCACTCCTACCATAATTTTTTTCCATGGTCCACTTAAAGGAACATTATCTAGCACTACTAACAAACATGCAAATACCCCTAGGTTTATTGCTCAGCCTGAGGAGGAAATTCGCAATATTATCAATAACAACGACCAAATTTTGCTTTGGGTTTCTGGACATACTCACACTCCTGCTACAGACCCATCCTTTGCATCGGATATTAATCTTTACGAAGGACGGGTCACTAACATACACAACTCAGATATGGACAGAGTGAATGTTTGGACCAACTCACTCTATCTGTATTCTGATAAAATTGTGGTAAGGACGTTCGATCACGGAAGGAAAATTTGGATGGACAATCTGGAACGAACATTTTTTGTTCCGAATCTATCAAAGTAA
- a CDS encoding ABC transporter ATP-binding protein, with amino-acid sequence MSIYKKFIQYYKPYQRLFYFDLFCALVVSLIDLAFPQILYYLTHGIFTGDATEILNVIGFVGVGMLIMYSIRYACQYYITTWGHIMGARMESDMRQDLFNHYQRLSFSYYDNNNTGEMMSKLVSDLFDISELAHHGPENIFISTIKILGSFAFLMLINVKMTLILFVVTLLMIIFSIYKNKKMKAVFMDNRKKIASVNSRVQDSLSGIRVVKSFANEDLEREKFCSSNLEFLDSKEDSYKIMGSFHAGNAFFQGLLYTAVLVSGGFFIANGSLKVADLAVYALYIGIFINPIDVLINFTEQFQKGYSGFKRFMDVVGITPEILDKPNAITLTNVEGNIVYQDVSFRYNQNTGVLHKVNISIAAGKTVALVGPSGGGKTTLCSLLPRFYDVTEGAVMIDGKNVRDVTLKSLRSSIGIVQQDVYIFAGSIGDNIAYGKPDATNAEIIEAAKNANIHDFIMSLADGYDSYVGERGTRLSGGQKQRIAIARVFLKNPKILILDEATSALDNESERYIQTSLERLSKDRTTIVVAHRLSTIRSADEIIVINHKGIQERGSHDELLSLNGLYAKYYKMQFEGLDQLQDE; translated from the coding sequence ATGTCTATTTATAAAAAATTCATTCAATATTATAAACCATATCAGCGGTTATTTTATTTCGATTTATTTTGTGCATTGGTTGTTTCCTTGATCGATCTTGCATTCCCTCAGATTCTTTATTATCTTACCCATGGGATTTTTACTGGTGATGCAACTGAAATTTTGAATGTGATTGGTTTTGTCGGTGTGGGAATGCTCATCATGTACAGCATTCGTTATGCTTGCCAATATTATATCACTACTTGGGGGCACATAATGGGGGCCCGAATGGAAAGCGATATGCGTCAAGATTTATTTAACCACTATCAAAGGCTGTCCTTTTCTTATTATGACAATAATAACACCGGCGAGATGATGTCAAAATTGGTATCTGATTTATTTGATATATCCGAATTGGCTCATCATGGGCCAGAAAATATTTTTATATCGACCATAAAGATTTTGGGCTCTTTTGCATTTTTGATGTTGATCAATGTCAAAATGACATTGATTCTTTTTGTTGTTACCTTGCTTATGATTATTTTCAGTATTTATAAGAACAAAAAAATGAAAGCAGTATTTATGGATAACCGAAAAAAGATTGCCAGTGTGAACTCACGTGTGCAGGATAGCCTTTCCGGTATTCGTGTTGTCAAATCTTTTGCTAATGAGGATTTGGAAAGGGAAAAGTTTTGCTCTAGTAATCTTGAATTTTTGGATTCCAAGGAAGACAGTTATAAAATTATGGGTAGCTTTCATGCGGGTAATGCCTTTTTTCAAGGATTACTATATACGGCGGTACTTGTGAGTGGAGGCTTTTTCATTGCCAATGGTAGTTTGAAAGTTGCTGATCTTGCTGTGTATGCACTATATATCGGGATTTTTATTAATCCGATTGATGTACTGATCAATTTTACGGAACAGTTTCAAAAAGGCTATTCTGGTTTCAAACGTTTTATGGATGTGGTGGGAATAACCCCGGAAATTCTAGATAAACCGAATGCAATAACATTGACTAATGTTGAAGGTAATATTGTCTATCAAGATGTTTCTTTTCGGTACAATCAAAATACAGGAGTGCTTCATAAAGTAAACATTTCCATTGCGGCTGGGAAAACAGTGGCATTGGTGGGCCCTTCTGGTGGTGGAAAAACTACACTATGTTCCCTATTGCCACGCTTCTATGATGTTACTGAAGGTGCCGTTATGATTGACGGAAAAAATGTGCGTGATGTTACGCTCAAGTCTCTGCGCAGTTCGATTGGTATTGTTCAACAGGATGTTTATATATTCGCTGGCAGCATCGGTGATAACATTGCCTATGGTAAACCAGATGCTACCAATGCAGAAATTATAGAGGCGGCTAAAAACGCCAATATTCATGATTTTATTATGAGCCTTGCTGATGGGTACGATAGTTACGTCGGTGAAAGAGGAACACGCCTTTCTGGTGGTCAAAAACAAAGAATTGCTATTGCTCGCGTGTTTTTGAAAAATCCTAAGATTCTTATTTTGGACGAAGCTACATCTGCTTTGGATAACGAAAGCGAACGTTATATTCAGACCTCTCTGGAACGCCTTTCAAAAGATCGTACTACCATTGTTGTGGCTCATAGACTTAGTACCATTCGGAGTGCAGATGAAATTATTGTAATCAATCACAAAGGAATTCAAGAGCGGGGATCCCATGACGAACTATTATCTTTAAATGGTCTTTACGCTAAATATTATAAGATGCAATTTGAAGGGTTGGATCAACTGCAAGACGAATAG
- a CDS encoding sodium:solute symporter family protein, whose product MNIPFLIVCIYIFLLFVISYFAQRRSAGSATNYILAGRQLTTPLITVSIVGLAVGGASTIGVAEQAYKVGLSAGWYTTAWGIGAITMGMLVAKKYRELNITTIPELLGRYYDKKGMIAGIACQILIQLVVMSLQYLAGGSILCALMPEIFTLTTGMLTSAVVFISVTMIGGMWSASLSNILNVSLKYIGIILATIVSVTHAGGLKSIEAQLPANTTYLSFFDGVGIIGIVTWMLVLVTVNLSLQSIIQISLGAKDVQTARRGFVIGGLMMLPIGFVSALLGVIAKTMFPDVSPAMALPMTIMSLNPILAGITLAALWAADVSTACNLLLSSATLFSQDIYKKFINPAASDKRFLIVTKASVLSLGLLTLIFAMTISGIITTLMIGLSLTASFSVIVLFTLFAPSLCRKNAAFYTIAVSLAILILWQTFPSTHIFPHVIYLEWIACVGTFLLTYLLDSKAITTSECA is encoded by the coding sequence ATGAATATTCCATTTCTTATCGTATGTATTTATATTTTTCTACTTTTTGTGATCAGTTATTTTGCCCAGCGGCGTTCTGCTGGCAGTGCTACAAATTACATTTTAGCAGGCAGGCAACTTACAACGCCGCTGATTACTGTATCAATTGTAGGGCTTGCAGTTGGCGGAGCTTCAACGATCGGTGTGGCTGAACAAGCTTATAAAGTTGGTCTTTCGGCTGGTTGGTATACAACAGCCTGGGGCATCGGCGCTATTACTATGGGAATGTTAGTTGCCAAAAAATATCGTGAGCTCAATATCACTACCATCCCCGAACTATTAGGCAGGTATTATGATAAAAAGGGCATGATTGCCGGAATAGCTTGTCAGATACTTATTCAACTAGTCGTTATGTCCCTTCAATATCTAGCAGGCGGCAGTATCCTCTGTGCTTTAATGCCTGAGATATTCACACTTACCACTGGTATGCTTACAAGTGCTGTAGTATTCATAAGCGTAACTATGATTGGCGGTATGTGGTCAGCTAGCCTTTCCAATATTTTAAACGTCTCGCTAAAATATATCGGTATTATCTTAGCCACTATTGTCAGCGTAACACATGCTGGAGGTCTTAAAAGCATCGAGGCTCAACTTCCTGCTAATACAACGTATCTCAGTTTTTTTGACGGTGTTGGTATCATCGGCATTGTTACCTGGATGCTAGTATTAGTAACTGTTAACTTGTCACTACAAAGTATCATTCAAATTTCATTAGGAGCAAAAGACGTGCAAACAGCTCGCCGTGGTTTTGTTATTGGTGGATTAATGATGTTGCCGATTGGCTTTGTCAGTGCCTTATTAGGGGTCATTGCAAAAACAATGTTTCCAGATGTAAGCCCTGCTATGGCTTTGCCAATGACCATTATGTCTTTGAACCCAATTCTAGCTGGAATTACTCTTGCGGCATTATGGGCGGCAGATGTATCAACGGCCTGCAATCTGCTCCTCAGCTCAGCAACTTTATTTTCCCAAGACATCTACAAAAAATTCATTAATCCTGCAGCGAGTGATAAAAGGTTTCTTATTGTCACCAAAGCATCTGTACTCTCCTTAGGATTATTAACCCTAATTTTTGCTATGACGATTAGCGGTATTATCACTACTCTTATGATTGGTCTCAGTTTAACCGCATCTTTTAGTGTGATTGTACTCTTTACCTTGTTCGCCCCGTCTCTTTGCCGAAAAAATGCTGCTTTTTATACTATTGCAGTCAGCTTAGCTATATTAATTCTCTGGCAGACCTTCCCTTCAACGCACATATTCCCTCATGTAATTTATCTTGAATGGATTGCTTGTGTTGGAACCTTTCTATTAACATATCTACTTGATTCAAAGGCGATTACTACCTCTGAATGCGCTTAA
- the dcuC gene encoding C4-dicarboxylate transporter DcuC, whose protein sequence is MLGVLIAAVVTVWVGYLLFKEYKAQTVIFVAGIILLACAILMGKPIIAVKQSMGFAWLDIFKVVEDLLSNRVAGLGLMIMSVAGFVRYMDHIGASKAFVHLGVKPLNFFHSPYVVLALAFIVGQMMKIAIISAAGLGLLLMATMFPILIGLGVSRLSAAAVIVTSSCVDLGPASATSQLVAKNAGIDVVTYVAQYQIIIAIPVILTVAILHYFVQQWFDKKTGHIAVRSEIVATKAEGEQTPPLLYAFLPLLPIVLIFIFSPVLGSKIRMSVIAAMLIGLFVSMVLEYIRCRDYKKVAQSIQKFFDGMGASFASVVSLVIAAETFAAGLTAVGAIDTIIKSTQTAGFGDHAMILVMQSVVAGAAVVTGSGDASIFSFAALAPTMAKQMGIDPVHMLLPMQFAATAARSISPVSAVCIAVAGLAMVSPMDVAKRTAIPMVGALIVTTIANFFLF, encoded by the coding sequence ATGTTAGGAGTTCTAATTGCCGCTGTTGTTACAGTATGGGTAGGATATCTTTTGTTTAAGGAATATAAGGCCCAGACCGTAATTTTTGTGGCTGGCATTATTCTGTTGGCATGTGCCATTTTGATGGGAAAGCCGATCATAGCTGTTAAACAGAGTATGGGCTTTGCCTGGCTTGATATTTTCAAGGTCGTAGAAGATTTGCTGAGCAATCGAGTCGCTGGCCTCGGTTTAATGATTATGTCTGTTGCCGGCTTTGTTCGTTATATGGATCATATCGGCGCAAGTAAAGCATTCGTGCATCTTGGGGTTAAACCGCTGAATTTCTTCCATTCCCCTTATGTAGTGCTGGCCTTAGCTTTTATCGTCGGTCAAATGATGAAAATAGCCATCATTAGTGCTGCTGGCCTGGGTTTATTGCTGATGGCCACTATGTTTCCCATTCTGATTGGCTTGGGAGTGAGTCGGTTGAGCGCTGCTGCTGTTATTGTCACAAGTAGCTGTGTAGATCTCGGGCCTGCTTCGGCTACATCTCAATTAGTAGCTAAAAACGCTGGCATCGATGTTGTGACTTATGTAGCCCAGTACCAGATTATAATTGCAATTCCAGTCATTCTAACTGTTGCCATCTTACATTATTTTGTACAACAGTGGTTTGATAAAAAAACTGGTCATATCGCAGTGCGTTCTGAGATTGTTGCAACAAAAGCTGAAGGAGAACAAACTCCACCGTTATTATATGCTTTTCTACCCTTGCTTCCCATTGTACTCATTTTCATTTTTAGCCCAGTTTTGGGGTCTAAAATTAGAATGAGCGTTATCGCAGCCATGCTCATTGGTCTGTTCGTCAGCATGGTTTTGGAGTATATCCGATGTAGAGATTATAAGAAAGTTGCGCAAAGTATCCAAAAATTCTTTGACGGCATGGGGGCATCTTTTGCGTCTGTCGTATCACTGGTTATTGCCGCTGAAACCTTTGCTGCTGGACTGACAGCAGTTGGTGCTATTGATACTATTATCAAATCAACACAAACAGCTGGATTTGGTGATCATGCCATGATCCTTGTCATGCAAAGTGTTGTTGCGGGGGCAGCCGTTGTCACAGGATCGGGTGACGCCTCAATCTTTTCTTTCGCGGCACTGGCTCCGACGATGGCCAAGCAAATGGGTATTGATCCTGTACATATGTTATTACCCATGCAATTTGCGGCAACCGCAGCCCGTAGTATATCACCGGTTTCAGCTGTTTGTATTGCCGTTGCTGGTCTAGCTATGGTTTCTCCTATGGACGTTGCTAAACGGACAGCCATTCCTATGGTTGGTGCTTTAATTGTAACAACGATTGCAAATTTCTTTCTATTTTAA